Proteins found in one Thalassomonas actiniarum genomic segment:
- a CDS encoding heme NO-binding domain-containing protein — protein MQGSIYTALADMVVEQMGIIKWNELLAQTRPASGGVYTSGEQYEDSELVNILILLAKEKNIPLEQAVQGFGEYLFKKLYDTSPVDVSKLDNLKDFLLAIDKVIHGEVKRLHPNAYLPKFEYRQENPQTLIMYYSSKRKLCHASVGLILGAAKQFNETIAITHPECMHQGASRCKLVIHFKD, from the coding sequence ATGCAAGGTTCAATCTACACCGCACTTGCCGACATGGTCGTCGAGCAAATGGGCATCATAAAATGGAATGAATTATTAGCGCAAACCCGGCCCGCATCGGGGGGGGTTTACACCAGCGGCGAGCAATATGAAGACAGTGAGCTGGTGAATATCCTGATATTACTGGCGAAGGAAAAAAACATACCGCTTGAGCAAGCGGTGCAAGGTTTTGGCGAGTACCTATTTAAAAAACTCTATGATACCAGCCCGGTTGACGTTTCCAAACTGGATAATTTAAAAGATTTCCTACTGGCAATAGACAAGGTCATCCACGGCGAAGTCAAACGGCTCCATCCTAATGCCTACTTGCCCAAATTTGAATACCGGCAAGAAAATCCGCAAACCCTGATCATGTATTACAGCTCCAAGCGAAAACTCTGCCACGCCAGCGTCGGCTTGATTTTAGGGGCAGCAAAGCAATTTAATGAAACCATAGCAATCACCCACCCCGAATGTATGCATCAGGGGGCGTCGCGCTGTAAATTAGTTATTCATTTTAAGGATTAA